The window CCTCTTCCCTAGCCAAACCTGCTTTGGCTGCCGCGACTACCAGAGCGCCTTCGGTGGGATCACCTATTATCTGGTACCCTTTGTCGCCCTCCTGGAGCCGCGCGTCATTATTCAGCAACCCGCCCAAAAGCATTATTCTCATGTTCTCATCGGTCAGGGGATTGCGTTCCTCGCCGCCGGGGGTTATAAAGCGTCCTTCCGGCTGGTAGCCCACGCCGGTGACCTGCCACAGGTCGCCGGCGGTATATATACGGGTGACGGTCATTTCGTTTTTGGTAAGGGTGCCCGTCTTGTCAGAGCAAATAACCGTGACGGTGCCCAGGATCTCCACCGCCGGGAGCTTCCTGATAACCGCACGCCGCCGGCTCATCCTGGTCACGCCCAGGGCCAGGACAATGGTCACCACGGCGGGTAAACCCTCCGGGACCGCGGCCACGGCCAGGCTAATGGCTATCATAAACATCTCTAACACGTCGCCGCCCCGCCACAGCCCGGCGAGGAAAACCAGGGCCACAATAGCCCCCGCAGCCATTCCTAAAATTTTACCCAGCTCGGCCAGCCGCCGTTGCAAGGGGGTCGGTTCAGGGGGCGTTTCCTGGAGCAGCTGAGCAATACGGCCCAGCTGGGTGTTCATGCCGGTGGCCACCACCAGGGCCTTGCCGCGGCCGCCGGTGACCGTAGTCCCCATAAAGACCATGTTTTTCTGGTCTCCCAGGGGAACTTCGCCTTCTTCGAGGACGGTGACTTCCTTCTCCACCGGCACCGACTCTCCGGTTAAAGCCGCCTCGTTGACTCCCAGGGAGGCCACTTCCACCAACCTGCCATCGGCCGGGACAAAATCACCGGCATCCAGCAGCACCACATCGCCGGGGACCAGGCTGGCAACATCCACCTGAATTACCCTGCCGCCCCGGAGCACCTTGGCCGACGGTTTGGTCATCTCTTTTAATGCTTTAAGGGCCTGCTCCGCCTTGTGCTCCTGGTACACCCCCAGGACGGCATTCAGCACGACAATAACCAGGATAACGATGGAGTCCATCCATTCCCCCAGAAGGCCTGATACGACCGCAGCGCCGAGGAGAATCAACACAAGTATTTCCTTGATCTGGCCCATGAACATGGAAAAAAGACTGCGGGGTGGGGGTTCTTTTAGGGAATTGGGGCCGTAGGTTGCGAGACGGCTCCCGGCTTCCTCTGGGGATAATCCCCGGGTAAGGTCGGTCGCTAATTCCTGGCAGATCTCGTCCATGCTCATAGCATACCAGGGCTTTTTTGACAATTTAGCTCCCCCTCGCCATGGCATAAAAATGGTCATAAAGAAAGATCTCGTATCTTCGCGTTGGCCATGTTTGACCGGGTTACTCTTGCCCCGCTCATAGTCCACATGGTGGCGTCCAGCTTAAGATGTGAGGGATGGCACCGCCTCCTTTACCGTATTAGTATCCCAAATAAAAAGACCTTTGTTCAGTGCCTCAAGTAACACCAAACAAAGGTCTTGCTCCCAAGTAATCCCCCTTGGGACCAAGGCGGCTCTCCGCCGAGCGTCCTGACGCCTTGGCCGTTAGGCCTTAAGGCCTAAGAGCTACTCCCCTTTGCTAGATCTGTCTAAATTATATGCCAATCTCCCCTGAGCGTCAACAGGCAGTAAAGCCTGAGTTATCCTTACTCTTGAGTTCAGGCCTGCTTGGCTTGCGCTCGCCTCCAGAAACTCTCGCGGGCCAAACTATCACTCGGCCCCAAAACTTCAGGCGGGGTTCCCTCGTCAGCCGGCATCCCTGTCGATAGGGCCGGTCTCGGACGTCCTGTCCTCGCCCCCGCCTTCGCTTCGGGCCTCGTTAAGTTTGACTGCCGCTCAGTTTAGTCGCTCGCTTCCAAAGCCTAAGCAGGCTTAGTCAGCGAAAAGTGGGGATAACTCTGGGAGTAAAGCTCCTTAACCGCCTATGCCCACCACTTTTTCTTCTCCCCCATCCCCCCGCCGGCCATAACCGAAGGGAGCCTTCAGCAACGACCAAAGCTGTTGGCGCGCTTCTTCCAGGGTCAAGGGCACCTCTACCTGCACGCCTTCCCTGGCCAGGCCGGCAAAAAGTTCCGCCAAGACAGGGGGTTCCAGATTGGCTTGCCTCAGCAGGTCCGGGCGGCTGAAGAGTTCCCGGGGCGTGCCGTGAAATCTTATCATACCGTCACTTATCACGTACACCCGATCGGCAATTAGCGGGATGAGGTTCACATCGTGGTCGGTCATCACTATGGTGGTGCCGAATTGCCGGTTAAATTTCCAGAGCAGGCCGATAATCTCCTTTTTTGACCTGGGGTCCAGACCGTCAAAGGGTTCATCCAGAACAAGGAGTTCCGGACCCATCACCATGGCCCCGGCCAGTGCCACCTTCTTTTTCTCTCCGCCGCTCAGGTAATGGGGGACTTTGTCTTTGAGGTGGAAGATACCAACCTCGCGGAGGATGCTTTCCACCCTCTGGCTGACTTCCTGCGTACTTAAGCCGTGGTTTCGGGGGGCCAGGGCTACATCATCCCATACCGTCGGGCCGATAATCTGCTCATCGGCATTTTGCAAGACCACCCCCATCCGCTTCCGCAGGGTTGCAAAGTTCTTCGCCGGGTCCGCACCCAGTACGCTTATCTCCCCCTCCACCGCCTTGAGCAGCCCTATGATATGAGCCAGCAGAGTGGTCTTGCCGGACCCGTTGGGCCCCAGGATCACAACTTTCTCGCCGGCGCGGACCACGAATTCCAGCCCGCACAGCCGCACTTCAGTTTTATCCGGATACACATGGCGCAGGCATTTCACCTTAACCACTTGGTTCATAACATCACTACCCCTATGAGGACTGCCAGACCGGCCAGGGCCGGCCCCAGGTCGTACTTGGTGGGCCGGTACCAACTACCGCTTAAGAAAATCCCGGCGCGATAACCCCGTAAGGCAAGGACCTTATCCATGCGTTCACTAGCTTCCAGGGAATAGATCAACAGCACTCCCAGGGCGCCAGCAGCACTGCGGAGGTTAAGGAGGATCTTGGCCGGGGAATAGCCTCCCTTCACCTTTAGGGCGGTAAGGAAATTGCCCAACCGGCCGGACAAGATGAAGAAAGAACGGTAAGTAAGAAAAAGGGCATCGGCTATCACCGCCGGCAGAAACAACCGCAAGCACCCAAAGACAACCGGGGCACCGGTGGTCGCCGCCAGTAGCAGCAGCGAACTGGCCGCCGTGAGAGATTTAATAACGACCGTGAATATTGCCGCCCATGAACTAGCCGGGCAACTCAGGGCAAAAAGACCCGCAAAAAAGGCCGGGTAAAACAACAGGTGGCCGAAACGGCGCAGGGGAACTCCGGCCGTCTGCAACAAGCCGAGCTGTAAAACCAGGATTGAAGCCAGCAGCACGGGACTTTGCGCAGCTACTACGCCGGCAATTACGGCCAGGGTAAAAAATATCTTGGACGGGGCCGAAGCCCTGTGCCACAGGCTTTCGCCCCGGAAGGCCAGGTAGTCCATATCGGCCAGGTGCAT of the Thermanaeromonas sp. C210 genome contains:
- a CDS encoding energy-coupling factor transporter transmembrane component T family protein, with product MHLADMDYLAFRGESLWHRASAPSKIFFTLAVIAGVVAAQSPVLLASILVLQLGLLQTAGVPLRRFGHLLFYPAFFAGLFALSCPASSWAAIFTVVIKSLTAASSLLLLAATTGAPVVFGCLRLFLPAVIADALFLTYRSFFILSGRLGNFLTALKVKGGYSPAKILLNLRSAAGALGVLLIYSLEASERMDKVLALRGYRAGIFLSGSWYRPTKYDLGPALAGLAVLIGVVML
- a CDS encoding energy-coupling factor ABC transporter ATP-binding protein yields the protein MNQVVKVKCLRHVYPDKTEVRLCGLEFVVRAGEKVVILGPNGSGKTTLLAHIIGLLKAVEGEISVLGADPAKNFATLRKRMGVVLQNADEQIIGPTVWDDVALAPRNHGLSTQEVSQRVESILREVGIFHLKDKVPHYLSGGEKKKVALAGAMVMGPELLVLDEPFDGLDPRSKKEIIGLLWKFNRQFGTTIVMTDHDVNLIPLIADRVYVISDGMIRFHGTPRELFSRPDLLRQANLEPPVLAELFAGLAREGVQVEVPLTLEEARQQLWSLLKAPFGYGRRGDGGEEKVVGIGG